The Vibrio orientalis CIP 102891 = ATCC 33934 genome segment CGCCACCTCTTTAATCTCTTCTTTGGTGACTTTCATACTACCGATATTACTCATCTTGCTTTGCTCATCAGAGCGAGTATCTTGCTCAGGCTTAAGAATACCCATCAAGGTTTCGCCCAGCGCGAAGGTCGCCATCGCAAGAAGAAGGAAGCTAAAGCCATCCATCAGATCAGTCAGTCCGAAAGTGAAACGTTCAACGCCAACGCCTTTATCGATACCAACGGTAGAGAGCATAAGACCCAGAATGGTCATCATCCAAGCTTTAATGACCTGACCAGGACCTGCGAATGCAGCGACTGCAGATAAACCAAGAAGCATCAGAGCGAAGTAGTCCGATGATTGGAAACTCAGCGATACGTTTGCCAGAGCAGGAGCGGCAATGAGCAGCATGATTGCTGACAATGTACCACCAGTAAATGAAGAGTAAGCCGCTAGAGCCAATGCTTTACCCGCTTGGCCTTTTTGAGCCATCGGGTAGCCATCAAACGCGGTTACAACGGTAGAAGAACAGCCAGGCGCGTTAATTAAGATTGAAGAGGTTGAACCACCAAATACGGCGCCATAGTAAACACCCGCCATAAGGATCAGACCAGAAGAAGGGTCTAAGCCATAGGTGATTGGGATCATGAGTGCGATGGCAGAAATAGGGCCTAGACCCGGCAACATACCAATGAATGTACCTACGAAACAACCAACCACCACCATCATGATGTTCATTGGCATTACCGCAGTAGATAGGCCTTGTAAGATTCCGTCTAACATAATGTCATTTCCCTTAAATTACGACCAAATGGTGAAAATAACACCAGGCTCTAGGTAGATATCCAGGCCTTGGGTAAGAAGAAGATAAAAAGCGATCACAAACGGAAAAGAGGCGCCAAGCAGCACGCTTTTACGTCGTTCACCGAGTAGGTAGAAACCGGCTAATAGGAATAAACTGGTTGCAATCACAAAGCCTACATAGGTAAGTCCTACGCCATATAGAGCCATTAGTGCCAAGAAACCAATCAGAAGTTTCCAGTTAAACTCAACAACCGCACCACTTTTTACATCAGGTTGGCCAGTCACAAGTAAAAGTAAGGAAAGTCCAATCCCAATGAACGTCAGCAACGTAGGCAGAGTTCTTGCCGTAAAGGGTTCGTATTCGTCTCCGGGAAACAGTGGGATCTGAGTTGTCTGATAGCCGTAGCATAAGCAGACAAGTAGAAAAATCATCGCGCCAACACGATCGCGGCTGAGGAGGTTTTCTTTTGAGAAAAAGTTCCCGTTATTGAAAGAGTTCGTTGGCAAATCCGACATATCCAACTCCATGTGACAGGTATAAAAAGAAAAAAGCCGTACATGAGGGTTAATGAGCATGGTTCACTAACAAATAAGCCACTTGCTGCTAGTCAAAGGCTTAACTGTCTATAAATAAACAGAGGAGATTGTGTAGTTAGCTCATGTACGGCGAAAGGGGTATAAGGGCGGTGCAAGTCGCCCTTAAACTTCTTTACAGGAAATTACTTCAAGAAACCAAGCTCGCGCATTAGGTCGCCCATTTGCTTCTCTTGATCTTCAAGGAAAGCGTAGAAGTCTTTGTCCGCCTTGTAGTTGTCGATCCAACCATTGCGGTCACGAACAACTTGCCACTCGTCAGTGTTGTACATCTTAGTTAGGGCAGAGTTCCACTCGTCAATCTTCTCTTGGCTTGCACCCGGAGCGGCGAAGAAACCACGCCAGTTAGCGAAGACAGTTTCGTTACCGTATTCAGTTAGAGTTGGGATTTCAGGCGCTGCATCTAGGCGCTTAGGAGCGGTTACCGCAAGGATCTTAACTTGACCCGATTTCGACATTTCTAGAACTTCACCTAGACCTGTTGAAAGTAGCTGTGTTTCACCTGAAAGGAGTGCAGCCATTGCTTTACCGCCTGCATCATACGCAATGTAACGTACTTTCTTAGCGTCGAAGCCTTCACCTTTGAATGCTGCAGCAACCACTAGGTGATCCATGCTGCCGCGCGCTGAGCCACCAGCAATTTTCACTTTACGCGGGTTAGATTCGAATTCTTTTACTACGTCTTCCCAAGTGTCGTATTTAGAGTCAACAGAAGTAACAATTGCACCGTAGTCAGCAATCGTTGCTGCTACTGGAGTCAGGTCGCGGAATGATTGAGGGAAAATACCCGTTAGTGAGCGAACAACGATAGGAGTTGAGTTCACCATCAGTGTATCTTCTTGGCGTTTTGCTGTTTCGATTAGGTGTGCGATTGCTTTACCGCCACCGCCACCAGAAAGGTTTTGGAAAGAGACATTTTCAACGATATCAGATTTAACTAATACGTCACCAGTACCACGAGCCGTCATGTCCCAGCCACCGCCAGCGCCACCAGGGATTAGAAAGTGGATTTTCTCTACATCAGCGGCCATTGCGCTAAATGAAAATGAAGCTGCGATGATCGAAGCTGCCAGTGTTGGTTTTAGTACCTTAAACATGATTCACGTTCCTTATGTATGTGTACATTCTTCATTGAAAATGTACTTATCATTATGAATTTACTACCAGCAAGGGAGGGAAGCTTGTTGATAGATGTGATTAAGGTTAAGAGCTTGTTACATTCCTGTCTCTAATGCGTTGATAAAAACAATATTGAGCATTTTGGTGGTTTTGTTCATAAAGTTCACGCGGTGGGAAATAGAACAAATCAAAATAAAAAGCCGCCCAGAATAGAGCGGCTTGGATACTAGGGTTTAACTTAGTTATTTACGATCTTGGTCAAAATCACCGTGGAAGTGGTCATGATCAGATACGCTGTCTGCTGCTTTTAGCTTCTCACCAATGCGAAGCTTATCGACTGGCTCTGCATCTGCGCTAAATGAACGTACCAGTGCTGCAGGCTCAGCTTGCTGCTCTGGGAATATCGGCTGACTAAACGCATAGAAGGTCGTAACGTAAGCAAGCGATTGAGTATTTACAAACAGCGCTTTTTGGCTGATGTTATTTAGGTCATCACACGCTTTGTGGTAACACACATCGTACGCAACATCGATCTCTCCACCAAATAGGTCGGCTTCTTGCGCTGATTTAACTTTTTCTGCGCCAGTAAACAAACCACCAAACGCGACACCCCAATCAGCAAAACCGGCATAGTCTGAACGTTTTGAAAGGGCTTGAGGTACCGTGCCTTCTTTCTTGTTATCAAAGAAATTATTGAACTTAGATTCAATGTGAGAGGTGCCGTACGGAGGAGTAAAGTCACCGGTATAAGCATTATCTGGACTGTCTTTTGTATCAGATAAGTCACCATCCATAACACCGAAGACGTAGTTTGGTGAACCAATCATATCGAAGTTTAGGTAAAGCTTAATTTTGTTTAGCTCGTTGTAGCGTGCTTCAACCATTTCAAGTTGTTCTGGGGTGAACTGACTTGGATCTTCGAGCTCGAATTGAGCTAAGATCTCTTGTTGAGCCTGATTATACAACGGACCAAAGAGTTCATTTGTATAGTATTCAGAGCCAACTAGGCCTGCTTCTTCAGCTGCCCACCATGCGAAACGTACTTTGTTTTTCACTGGTGCTTTTAGCTCAGCAAGTGTTACCGCATATTCTAATAGGCCAGCTGTGCCTGAACCGTTATCGTTGATTCCCGGACCTTCAGGGACGGAGTCTAGGTGAGCACCCAGCATGACGATCTGATTTTCATCCCCCCCTTTGGTTTCGGCGATGATGTTTTGCGTTACTACCATTTCATCTTGAACGTTGATGTTCAAAACGACATTAACTTCACCGGCTTGGCTGGCATCATACCACTGCTTACCAAGATCGAAGCGCGCGCCGAAAGCGGGAATTGTCGCTGTACTATCACTGCCCAATGTGCCATTTACGACACTGGTTCGGCCTTCGCTGTTTCCTTGGTTGAATACGATGACACCTTTTGCGCCAGCATTCTGAGCGTTGACCACTTTTGCATCAAAGCTACAGCCACCACGTTGAATAACAGCAACTTTGCCTTGAACGTCTAGACCATCGAAATCTGATGCTTCACAGCCGTCGGTGCTGTCGTAGTCAGCGGCATCAAAGCGGAAATCCGGGGTGATAAAGGCCGCAGTTGCGCTTATGGAGCCGTTTGAGTTGCCAGAGTATGACATAGCAGCAAAATCTGCTTCTTGGCCTTCTGCCGCAGTTCTAACGCCGACGAGTTCTGAACCCGCGACATTAAGTGACGTTCCAGCCAGTTCTTCCCATGCTCGGAAATCGAACTCTTGAACACTGACGTCGTAATTGTGGTCTTGCATGGTTTCGATGATGTATTCAAGCGAGTATTTGTAGCCATCGGTTCCTGCTGCACGAGTCGTAGAGTTGCCATCTGAAGTGACTGACGCGCGTCCTTCTAGCTCGGAAAGGTGTTCTACCACCGCTTTTCGGTCGATTTTATTACTGACGTGTTTCGCCGCTTTTTCAGGATCATCCCAATAACATCCAGATAGCAGGGTAGTACTGATAACGCTGGCGAGAATTGTTTTTGTTGTTGTAATGCTTACTTGCATGTGTGACTCCTTGTTTTAAATAAGCCCCCCATGGTTGCTGAAATACAAGGTTAATAAAATGTTAATTAGAGTAAAGTTACTAAATTCGGAATCCATATCAATTAACCATAACCTATTAATTTTATGAATTACATCTTGGCTTGGCAGGTAATCACATATTCAACGCATCTAGTAACACTCTAATAAATAGGGGAATTATGCAGGAGTATTTACAAAAGTATTTACTGAATGGGCGACTTGGTGAGCAGTTGTTGTGTACGGGTAAT includes the following:
- a CDS encoding tripartite tricarboxylate transporter permease, giving the protein MLDGILQGLSTAVMPMNIMMVVVGCFVGTFIGMLPGLGPISAIALMIPITYGLDPSSGLILMAGVYYGAVFGGSTSSILINAPGCSSTVVTAFDGYPMAQKGQAGKALALAAYSSFTGGTLSAIMLLIAAPALANVSLSFQSSDYFALMLLGLSAVAAFAGPGQVIKAWMMTILGLMLSTVGIDKGVGVERFTFGLTDLMDGFSFLLLAMATFALGETLMGILKPEQDTRSDEQSKMSNIGSMKVTKEEIKEVAPVSIRSSILGFFTGVLPGAGATIAAFLSYGMERNLAPKEKKEEFGKGSIRGLVAPESANNAASSGSFVPLLTLGIPGSGTTAIMLGALIAYGIQPGPRLFVEHPDVFWSVIISMYFGNIVLVILNLPLIPYISKLLAVPRTVLLPMILFFSITGVYLVSFNTMDVFIMLLIAMAAIALRLANFPLAPLLLGFILGGLMEENLRRALMISDGELSFLWERPITMTFTILAVLVLFSPIFVKLFQKLKPTPAKVEQ
- a CDS encoding tripartite tricarboxylate transporter TctB family protein encodes the protein MSDLPTNSFNNGNFFSKENLLSRDRVGAMIFLLVCLCYGYQTTQIPLFPGDEYEPFTARTLPTLLTFIGIGLSLLLLVTGQPDVKSGAVVEFNWKLLIGFLALMALYGVGLTYVGFVIATSLFLLAGFYLLGERRKSVLLGASFPFVIAFYLLLTQGLDIYLEPGVIFTIWS
- a CDS encoding tripartite tricarboxylate transporter substrate binding protein codes for the protein MFKVLKPTLAASIIAASFSFSAMAADVEKIHFLIPGGAGGGWDMTARGTGDVLVKSDIVENVSFQNLSGGGGGKAIAHLIETAKRQEDTLMVNSTPIVVRSLTGIFPQSFRDLTPVAATIADYGAIVTSVDSKYDTWEDVVKEFESNPRKVKIAGGSARGSMDHLVVAAAFKGEGFDAKKVRYIAYDAGGKAMAALLSGETQLLSTGLGEVLEMSKSGQVKILAVTAPKRLDAAPEIPTLTEYGNETVFANWRGFFAAPGASQEKIDEWNSALTKMYNTDEWQVVRDRNGWIDNYKADKDFYAFLEDQEKQMGDLMRELGFLK
- a CDS encoding M28 family metallopeptidase — encoded protein: MQVSITTTKTILASVISTTLLSGCYWDDPEKAAKHVSNKIDRKAVVEHLSELEGRASVTSDGNSTTRAAGTDGYKYSLEYIIETMQDHNYDVSVQEFDFRAWEELAGTSLNVAGSELVGVRTAAEGQEADFAAMSYSGNSNGSISATAAFITPDFRFDAADYDSTDGCEASDFDGLDVQGKVAVIQRGGCSFDAKVVNAQNAGAKGVIVFNQGNSEGRTSVVNGTLGSDSTATIPAFGARFDLGKQWYDASQAGEVNVVLNINVQDEMVVTQNIIAETKGGDENQIVMLGAHLDSVPEGPGINDNGSGTAGLLEYAVTLAELKAPVKNKVRFAWWAAEEAGLVGSEYYTNELFGPLYNQAQQEILAQFELEDPSQFTPEQLEMVEARYNELNKIKLYLNFDMIGSPNYVFGVMDGDLSDTKDSPDNAYTGDFTPPYGTSHIESKFNNFFDNKKEGTVPQALSKRSDYAGFADWGVAFGGLFTGAEKVKSAQEADLFGGEIDVAYDVCYHKACDDLNNISQKALFVNTQSLAYVTTFYAFSQPIFPEQQAEPAALVRSFSADAEPVDKLRIGEKLKAADSVSDHDHFHGDFDQDRK